CGGCGAGCAGCAGCAACGCCCAGTCGGCGGCGCTGCCCTGGACGACGAAGTTGCGGGCGAAGCGGCCGCGGGCGCGGGCGTTGGTGGAGGCGTAGCCGGGTACCCACTGCCCGCCGCCCGGCTGGTCGTCCTCCCCGGAGACGACGGCGGCCGTCGGGATGCCGGCCTCCTCCGTCGCGTCGTCCGTCCCCCGGGCTGCGGGCGGGCAGGTCCGGCCGAGCCAGGTCCGCACGAGCCGGCCCTCCTCACCGGCCCGGGCCGCGTCGTCGACGTACGCCACCGCCCTGGGGAAACGGCGTCTGAGCGCGGCGAGGTTCTTCAGGCCGTCGCCGGAGGTCTGGCCGTAGACCGCGCCGAGCACGGCGAGTTTGGCCTGGGAGCGGTCGCCGGAGAAGGCGCGGTCGGAGACGGACTGGTACAGGTCGCTCTCCCGGCCGGCCACCTCCATCAGGCCGGGGTCGCGGGAGATCGCGGCGAGGACGCGCGGTTCCATCTGGTCGGCGTCGGCGACGACGAGCCGCCAGCCGGGGTCGGCGACCACGGCCCGCCGGATCACCTTGGGGATCTGGAGCCCGCCTCCGCCGTTGGTCACCCAGCGCCCGGTCACGGTCCCGCCCGCGAGGAACTCGGGCCGGAAGCGGCCCTCGCGGACCCAGTCCTGGAGCCAGGACCAGCCGTGGGCGACCCAGATGCGGTACAGCTTCTTGTACTCGATCAGGGGCTTCACGGCGGGGTGGTCGACCGACTCGAGCTCCCAGCGGCGGGTCGAGGAGACCTTGATCCCGGCCTGGGCGAAGGCCTTGACCACGTCGGCGGGCAGGTCGGGGCGGACCCGGCGGCCGAACGCGGCGGACACCTCGTCGGCCAGCTCGGCCAGGCGGCGTGGCTCGCCGCCGCCCGCGTACCGCTCGCCCAGCAGGTCGTGCAGCAGCGCGCGGTGCACTTCGGTGCTCCAGGGCAGCCCGGCGCGGTTCATCTCGGCGGCCACCAGCATGCCCGCCGACTCGGCGGCCGTCAGCAGCCGCATCCGGTCGGGGTGCTCGGCCCGCTCGTGCCGCTTGAGCTGCTCGGCGTGGACCGCGAGGAGGTCCGGCAGGGGCAGATGGACGCCCTGCGGCTCGAACAGCGAGGACTGCGAGCCCGGTTCGGCGGACCGCTGGGGTGGATCGCGCGGCACGGGGCCGCCGCGCAGCCGGGCCAGGGCGGCCGCGGCCGAGCGGGGTTCCCCGTACCGCCCCTCGTGGCCGAGGAGGAGCGTCTCGGCGGCCTCGATGTCGTAGCACCGCTCGACTCGCACCCCCGTGGTGAGCAGGCGCGGGTAGACCTCGGCGGTGGACCGCCACACCCACCGCGTGACGCCGGGTCGGCTCCGGACGGCCTCGGCGGGGTCGGCCTCCCGCCGCATTGGGCCTGCGGGCAGCCCGTCCGGACCGAGGGGGGCGACGTCCACGCCACCGTCCTCGGCCGGGGCGAGCGCCCACCGGTCGGCCATGCTGCGAGTGTGTCAGGGGGGTCTGACAACGCCTCCCGCCGCCGAAAGGGGTCAGGACTCGTCGAGCACGTTCTCCTGTGCCTGCGCGATCTTCTCCAGCACCCTCGTGACGTACTGCTCGGTCCGCTCCTTGCCGATGCCCAGGCCGCTGAGGACGCCCTGGCCGTTCTCGTGCTCCAGCAGGGCGAGCAGGAGGTGCTCGGTGCCGATGTAGTTGTGGCCGAGGCGCAGGGCCTCGCGGAAGGTGAGCTCCAGGACCTTCTTGGCGGCCTGGCCGTACGGCACCAGCTCCGGGACCTCGTCGACGGCGGGCGGGAGCGCCGCCGTGGCCGCCGCGCGGACCGCGTCGAGGGAGACGCCCTGCTCGACGATCGCCTTCGCGGCGAGTCCCTCGGGTTCGGCCAGCAGGCCGAGAACGAGGTGCTCGGGCAGGCCCTCGGCGTTGTGCGCGGCCTTGGACGCGTTGTGCGCCGCCATCACCGCGCTGCGGGCGCGCGGCGTGTATCGGTTGAAGCCCTGGCTCGGGTCGAGGTCGGCCGACTCCTTCGGCACGAACCGCTTCTGGGCGGCCTGCCGGGTGACGCCCATGCTCTTGCCGATGTCGGTCCAGGACGCGCCGGAGCGCCGGGCCTGGTCGACGAAGTGGCCGATCAGGTGGTCGGCCACGTCGCCCAGGTGGTCCGCGGCGATCACCGCGTCCTGGAGCTGGTCGAGCGGCTCCGGGTGGACCTTCTTGATGGCCGCGATGAGGTCGTCGAGACGGATGGATGACGTGGTGTCGGGGTTCGTCATGTGTCAACCGTAGGTTGCACTCCTGTGGCTGTCAACCTCGGGTTGACAGTCTGGGCGGGTTCCGGGCCGGGCGCGACGGCATGGCACCATCGGCCCGTGAGTACGTCCAGCACCGTCGACCGCGCGTTCGCGTCGGCCCTCTACGACACCGGCGGGACGGGCCTCGACACCGGCGCCTCCCTGCTCGCCTCCGACCCGGCGGCGGACGCCGAACTCGCCGGGCGCGGGCAGGAGTTCGTGGCGGGGGCCTGGCGGCGCGGCTGGCAGCCGGCCGACGTCGTACGGATCGTCCGGCGCGAGCTGGACGACGTGCACGTGCTCCTCGTGGCCGCGCTGATCCGCGCACAGGCACCCGGCGACGGGCCCCGGGGCCGCCGCTGGAACGCGCAGCTCGCGGAACTCCCCGCCGACGCCCCGCCCCGCGCCGACCGCTTCTCGCACGCCACCGCCGTACTGGAGCTGTACCGCCTGCTGCTGCGGCTGCCGGCCCTGGAGGCCCTCGACGAGGCGCCCGGGGAGGCACCCGGCGGGACGAGGACCGAGTCCCGCATGCTCACCCGCATCCGCGCCCTGCTCGCCAAGGCGGAGGCCACCGGGTTCCCGGAGGAGGCCGAGGCGCTCAGTGCCAAGGCGCAGGAGCTGATGGCCCGGCACAGTGTCGACGAGGCGCTGCTCGCGGCGCGGGCGCCGTCACCGGACGCGCCCGGGGCCTGCCGGATCGGGGTCGAGCCGCCGTACGAGCAGGCCAAGGCGGTGCTGCTGGACGCCGTCGCCGGAGCCAACCACTGCCGGGCGGTGTGGAACGAGCCCCTCGGCTTCTCCACCGTCGTCGGCTTCGAAACCGACCTGGAGGCGGTCGAACTCCTCTACACCTCCCTCCTCGTCCAGGCCACGACCGCGATGACGAAGGCGGAGGCCGCGCAGCGGGCGGGGGGCCGCAAGCGGACCAAGACGTTCCGGCAGTCCTTCCTCGCGGCCTACGCCCACCGCATCGGAACCCGCCTGGCAGCAGCCGCCGAAACCCAGGTGACCGACGACCTGCTCCCGGTCCTCGCCTCCCGCGAGGTCGCCGTCACCGGGCGGCTGGACCGCATGTTCCCGGAAACGACCACGACCCGGCTGCGCGGGGTGCACGACGCGGCGGGCTGGACGGAGGGCGCGCAGGCGGCGGACCGGGCCCAGGTCCGGCACCGGCCGCCGCTGCGCTGACCTTCTGGTCAGTCGCCCGAGGTCTCGAAACCGCTCACCGAGGCCTGCGTTCCGTCCGTCCGGGAGACCTCGCCGTAGGACCACGTCAGTTCGTGCGCAGTCCTGGTGTCGCCGGGCAGGGTGAAGGACGCCTTGTGCACGTCGAGACTCTCCGCGGAGCCCGCCTCGCCCCGGACGTAGGTGATCGTGAAGGACGTGGTGCCGCCCTTCCCGAGCGTGAGCGTCTGGGCCTTCGCGCCCTTGTCCGGGGAGACGGACGTCGTTTTGTCGTCGGCCAGCAGATCCACGCCGGGGAAGCCCTTCAGCGTGCACTGCGCGCCCTTGTTGGTGAGCGTCACGGTCACAGTGCCGGTGTCTCCGGCGGCCGGGGCGGCACCGTCACCGACCTCCACGCCCATGTCGCCGAGCGCGCAGGCCGCATCACTCGGCCGGTCCGCGTTCTTGACGTCGTCGCCACCGGACGTGTCGTCGCTGCAGCCGGTCAGCAGGACCGTCGCGGCGAGGGCGGCGGCCAGGGTGAGGGGGAAGGTGCGCATGGGGTCCTCTGGGCGTGTCGTACGGGAGCGGCTTCGGGCCCCTGGATCATCACGCACGCGGCCCCCGGACGGGCACGCACCCCCTACGATTCCCCCGAACGCCGGACGGGCACACGCCCTCGCCGATCCCCCGGCACGCGTCGATCGCGGTGCCGCGAACCTGCCGGTCGGGCGCGGGCCTTGGCCGGTCTCCCGGCACGCGTTCGTGGCTGTGCCCGGGCCCGCCGGACGGGCGCACGCCCTGGCCTCCGGCAGGGGTCCGTTGCGACGCCTCGGACCGCCGGTCGGTCGCACGCCCTCACTGCTCCCCGGCACGCGCCGCTGGTGATGCCCCCCGCTGATCCCCCGGCAGGCCCCCGTGCACCCCCCGAACGCCGGGAGGCAACCCTCGCCGAGCCCCGCACGCCCCCGGCGATTGCCCCAACGCCGGACGGGCCGCGGTGCCCGTAGACGGTCGGTCCGTGGCTCGGCCCGTACGGGTGCGGGTGTCAGCCGAGGCTTGCCGTCGGCAGGCCCGTGGGCAGCTTGCCGCCCTCCGCCTTCCGGTAGGTCTCCGTGCCGAGGCCGCCCTCCCAGGTGACCTTCAGGCTGCTGCCGTTCACGGAGTCGACCATGCCGGTCGCCCGGTCCTTGGAGCCGTCCGTGCACTTCAGGCGGATCATCCGCATCCCGGACTCCTCGCCCGCGGTGCCGCTGCACACGCTCCCGCCGGTGGCGAACAGCGCGGCCTGCTTGCCGGTGATCACCAGGACCACGGCCTTGCCGCCGGTCGTCGCGAGCCAGCTGCCCGCCAGCTCGCCACCGGCCGACCCGCCGGAACCGGAGCCGGAGTCCTCGCCCGTCGGAGCGGACGACGCCGAGGCCGACGGAGCCGGGCTGGGCGCCGAGTCGTCCCCCGAGCCGCCGTCGCTGCTGCACGCACTCAGCGCGAGCGCGCCCGCCAGCCCCGCGGCCGCCGCCGCGACGCGCACGGCGCCGGAGCGCCGCGAGAAGATCACCGAAGTCACTGCAAGCCCCCAAGCTGTAGCCGGCCGGACGGCCGACCGGCCG
This is a stretch of genomic DNA from Streptomyces hawaiiensis. It encodes these proteins:
- a CDS encoding bifunctional 3'-5' exonuclease/DNA polymerase, translating into MADRWALAPAEDGGVDVAPLGPDGLPAGPMRREADPAEAVRSRPGVTRWVWRSTAEVYPRLLTTGVRVERCYDIEAAETLLLGHEGRYGEPRSAAAALARLRGGPVPRDPPQRSAEPGSQSSLFEPQGVHLPLPDLLAVHAEQLKRHERAEHPDRMRLLTAAESAGMLVAAEMNRAGLPWSTEVHRALLHDLLGERYAGGGEPRRLAELADEVSAAFGRRVRPDLPADVVKAFAQAGIKVSSTRRWELESVDHPAVKPLIEYKKLYRIWVAHGWSWLQDWVREGRFRPEFLAGGTVTGRWVTNGGGGLQIPKVIRRAVVADPGWRLVVADADQMEPRVLAAISRDPGLMEVAGRESDLYQSVSDRAFSGDRSQAKLAVLGAVYGQTSGDGLKNLAALRRRFPRAVAYVDDAARAGEEGRLVRTWLGRTCPPAARGTDDATEEAGIPTAAVVSGEDDQPGGGQWVPGYASTNARARGRFARNFVVQGSAADWALLLLAALRKACAGLAAELVFFQHDEVIVHCPEEEAETVVAAIREAAALAGRLTFGETPVRFPFTTAVVECYADAK
- a CDS encoding Clp protease N-terminal domain-containing protein produces the protein MTNPDTTSSIRLDDLIAAIKKVHPEPLDQLQDAVIAADHLGDVADHLIGHFVDQARRSGASWTDIGKSMGVTRQAAQKRFVPKESADLDPSQGFNRYTPRARSAVMAAHNASKAAHNAEGLPEHLVLGLLAEPEGLAAKAIVEQGVSLDAVRAAATAALPPAVDEVPELVPYGQAAKKVLELTFREALRLGHNYIGTEHLLLALLEHENGQGVLSGLGIGKERTEQYVTRVLEKIAQAQENVLDES
- a CDS encoding DUF2786 domain-containing protein, whose translation is MSTSSTVDRAFASALYDTGGTGLDTGASLLASDPAADAELAGRGQEFVAGAWRRGWQPADVVRIVRRELDDVHVLLVAALIRAQAPGDGPRGRRWNAQLAELPADAPPRADRFSHATAVLELYRLLLRLPALEALDEAPGEAPGGTRTESRMLTRIRALLAKAEATGFPEEAEALSAKAQELMARHSVDEALLAARAPSPDAPGACRIGVEPPYEQAKAVLLDAVAGANHCRAVWNEPLGFSTVVGFETDLEAVELLYTSLLVQATTAMTKAEAAQRAGGRKRTKTFRQSFLAAYAHRIGTRLAAAAETQVTDDLLPVLASREVAVTGRLDRMFPETTTTRLRGVHDAAGWTEGAQAADRAQVRHRPPLR
- a CDS encoding DUF4232 domain-containing protein; translation: MRTFPLTLAAALAATVLLTGCSDDTSGGDDVKNADRPSDAACALGDMGVEVGDGAAPAAGDTGTVTVTLTNKGAQCTLKGFPGVDLLADDKTTSVSPDKGAKAQTLTLGKGGTTSFTITYVRGEAGSAESLDVHKASFTLPGDTRTAHELTWSYGEVSRTDGTQASVSGFETSGD